In a genomic window of Lepisosteus oculatus isolate fLepOcu1 chromosome 5, fLepOcu1.hap2, whole genome shotgun sequence:
- the LOC102687332 gene encoding olfactory receptor 52E8-like, whose protein sequence is MQGFQGGNFSHTEFLLIGFYELEEQRWLLFFPFLLMFMLSTVANSALIFVIRTQRSLHSPMCVLIGAMAFVDLSMPTIFIPKMLLSFLFNWNGISLLGCLIQMFFVHFVGSFQSSILLWMALDRYAAICIPLRYNDFMNLSNFLKFTVVTILRNCTFVVIVVVLAGNLPYCSSNVIDHCFCEHMALVSMACGSTVTNSIVGLVAVFCITTVDCVCIVISYVKIFYSIFIKASGKSSRKAIHTCTTHIIVMCVSYTCTITAYLSYRVKNSIPPNIRVLISIIHILIPCCFNPIIYGLRTKEIREQLVKLVQAPRIGQTSVKVSSVTYNSHEKTGE, encoded by the coding sequence ATGCAGGGATTCCAAGGTGGAAATTTCTCCCACACTGAATTTCTTTTAATAGGATTTTATGAACTTGAAGAGCAACGATGGCTTCTGTTCTTCCCTTTCTTACTGATGTTCATGTTGTCGACTGTCGCAAACTCAGCTCTTATATTTGTCATCAGAACACAGAGGAGTTTGCACTCTCCGATGTGCGTTTTAATAGGAGCCATGGCATTTGTAGACCTGAGCATGCCAACAATTTTCATCCCCAAAATGTTGTTAAGCTTCTTATTCAACTGGAATGGCATTTCTCTATTGGGTTGTCTGATCCAAATGTTTTTCGTTCATTTTGTTGGCTCGTTCCAATCATCCATTCTCCTCTGGATGGCTCTGGATCGGTATGCTGCCATATGCATTCCTCTGCGCTATAATGACTTCATGAACCTTTCTAATTTTCTAAAGTTTACTGTTGTAACTATTCTCAGAAATTGTACCTTTGTTGTGATCGTTGTCGTCCTTGCTGGTAACCTTCCTTATTGCTCCTCAAATGTCATTGATCACTGTTTCTGTGAGCACATGGCACTGGTAAGTATGGCCTGTGGAAGCACAGTCACAAATAGCATTGTGGGGTTGGTAGCGGTTTTCTGTATAACAACTGTTGATTGTGTGTGTATTGTTATTTCATATGTCAAAATTTTTTATTCTATCTTTATAAAAGCATCAGGAAAATCTTCCCGAAAGGCAATCCACACATGTACTACACATATAATAGTCATGTGTGTGAGTTATACCTGTACCATTACAGCCTACTTATCGTACAGAGTTAAGAACTCCATCCCCCCAAACATTCGTGTCTTAATTAGTATAATACACATTCTCATTCCCTGTTGTTTCAATCCAATTATTTACGGTCTCAGAACAAAAGAGATTAGAGAACAGCTAGTGAAACTTGTTCAGGCTCCAAGAATTGGTCAGACCTCTGTTAAAGTGTCCAGTGTAACATACAATTCACATGAAAAGACTGGGGAATGA